Below is a window of Brachyspira hampsonii DNA.
ATACTTCTTCTAACGATCTTTCTTTAGCCCTTATCTCCAGAACATCAAAATTATTATTAACTAAATGCTTAACTATTTGTGCCCTAGAATCATTACCTCTCTCGCATTCAATAAGAATATCCCCATAAGAATTAGCTTCTGCCTGAATAACTCCATTAACTTCCCTAACACATAAAAGAGCATCATTATATCTGTCAGCTACTTTAAGTTCTATATTACCTCCTAATATTTCTCTATCCATAGCCATTTTTAAACCTTCTATTGTGTCTTCAGCAATCAGCTCTCCGCTGTCTATAATTAAAGCCCTTTCACAAGTATCTTCAACTTCGCTTAATATATGAGTAGAAAGTATAACAGTTCTTGTTCCGCCTAAACTTTTTATTAAAGACCTAACTTCTATTAATTGATTAGGGTCTAAACCGCTTGTAGGTTCATCTAATATCAAAACTTCAGGATCATGTATTATTGCCTGTGCTATTCCTGTACGCTGCTTATAACCTTTTGATAAATGCCCTATTATTCTATTTCTGTATTTTGTGAGTCCTGTTATTTCTATAGTATTTTCCAAAGCAGTTTTTATATGTTTTCTTGGTATGCCTTTAAGTTTTGCACAAAATCTAAGATAATCTATAACTGTCATTTCAGTATATAGAGAAACATTTTCAGGCATATACCCTATTCTTTTTTTAATTTCTATAGGATTGTCGTAAACCTCATAATCATCTAAATAAACATATCCGCTTGTAGCAGGAAGATAACCTGTAATTATACGCATCATGGTGCTTTTGCCAGCTCCATTCGGACCTAAAAAACCTACTATTTCTCCCTTGTTTATAGTGTAGGATACTCTTTTTAATGCTATATGTTCTCCATAATACTTAACTATATTATCAACTTTGATCATTAAAAATCCTTTAAATATTAATTACAACAAAAGAATGTTATATTCTACAGTAAAATTATAATTTATCAATATATATTTTAATTATATATTATCGCAAAATAATATTTTTTCAGTAATAAAAAATTATCATCAATACTTAAAAATTATATAAATAAAAAAGCCTGCCTACTTAGACAGACTTTTTTTATTCTAAATTAAATTAATGTTTTTATTAACTAATATTACTGAGCTGCAGTATCAGTAGTAGTAGTTGTATTGTTATTTCCGCTATCTGATGAAGGTTTAATATTTTTTATAGCATCAACAGCAGCTTGTCTAACAACTACAAAGTATTGATCATTTTGAGCTAAATCTATTAAATCACTTAAAGCAGCCTGATCACCTATTTTACCTAAAGCAACAGCAACTTCATAAACTATAGCCTGAGTTTTAGCTAATCTTAATTGGAAAAGCAAAGCAGCTACACCTTTAGGACTTCCTATTTCGCCTAATGCCTGAGCAGCAGCTATAATATTAGAAGTTTCTTGTTCAGAATATAACATTTGTGATATATATTCTACAGAAGTTTCTGACTTAGCAGCTTTAGCAGCCTGTAAAGCCTGATAACGAACCATAGAATCAGAATTTTGACTGCTAGGTGCATTTAAACCATAGCTTACATATCTGTTAATTGCTTCTAATAGAGTTTCAGAACTAGCACCTTTTTCACTTAAAGCTTTGAAGCACATAGCTTTAACTTGAGGACTGCCGCCTTCTATAGCTGATATTAAAAGTTTTTCATCTTGAGCAGCCAATGCATCCACAAAATTTTGAGCTAATTGTTCTCTTGGCTTATTGCCTGTAGTTTCTGTATCGGCAGTAGTTGTGGCAGCAGTATCTTGAGCAAAAACAGATGATAAAGAAAATGCAAACATTAATGTTACGATAAATATTTTCTTGAGCATTATACAACCCCTTAATATATTAACTTCTATTAATAATACTATTATTATTCAATAATTGCAAGCAAATTTAAAAAATTTATAAAAAAATAATCATATATAAAAATACTGTATTTCTCATATATACTAAATTTTTATTAACGGATAATTTTTAAATTAATTATTAATAAATTCTATATATCTATTGCAAAAAGATGTATGTGTTTTATAATATAAATATATTAAGTAACATAATATATACAAAATAAAAAAATATAGGAGCGGGAATTATGAAAAAAATAATTAATGATATAAATAATATAATATTAGAGGAACTTCAAGGCATGGAAAAAGCATATTCTAATATTTTAAAAGTTAATTATGATCCTATATATGTAATAAGAGCCAATAAAAATAGTAAAGTATCGCTAATTTCAGGAGGAGGTTCAGGGCATGAACCTTTACATGCCGGATTTGTAGGATATGGTATGCTTGATGCAGCTTGTCCGGGTGAGATATTTACTTCACCTACTCCGGATCAAATGGAAGAAGCTGCAAAATCAATAAATAATGATAAAGGAATCGTATTTCTAGTAAAAAATTATACCGGAGATGTTATGAATTTTCAAATGGCTGAAGAATTATGTAAAGCTGAAGGTATTGATGTTAGAAGTATTATTATAGATGATGATGTATCTGTAAAAGACAGTTTATACACCACAGGAAGAAGAGGAGTCGGAGCTACTGTATTTTTTGAAAAGATATGCGGAGCTTCTGCTGAGAGAGGCGATGATATAAATAAAGTTTTGGAATATGCAAATTATTGTAAAGAAAATGCCAGATCTATGGGCATGGCTTTAACTTCATGCATAGTTCCGGCAGTCGGAAAACCTACATTTGATATATCTGATAATGAAATGGAAATGGGTATAGGAATACATGGAGAACCGGGAAGAGAAAGGACAAAACTGAAAACATCTTCTGAAATAGCAGAAATAATGATGGAGGCTATATGCTCTGATATACCGTATAAAAATGGAGATGAAGTTATATGTATGGTTAATGGTATGGGGGCTACTCCTCTAATGGAACTTTACATATTGTACAATGATGCTGTTAAAATAGCTGAAAGAAAAGGAATAAAAATAGTAAGAAACTTAATAGGTAATTATGTTACTTCTATAGATATGGCAGGTGCTTCTATTAGTTTAATGAAAATTAATGATGATATATTAAAACTTTGGGATTATCCCGTACATACAGCTGCTTTAAGATGGGGGATATAATAGCAGACAAATCAATTCATGAAGTTATAAGCTGATTGTTTGTCAAATGAAAAATTTAATATTGTTTTTTAAATAAAATTTTTTATTAATAACATAGCAATAATAAATATAGTTTTAAAATACAAAAAAGATAAATATAAAAATTGCAGGCATCGGGAAAATTTATTTGGCATAACATTTTAGCAAACAATTTTTATTTTTATAAAGGATATATTTATGTGTAATAATGCAAAAATAAAAGAATGGCTTATTAATCTATCTCTTGTATACGATGAAAATAAAGATTATCTTACAAAATTGGATGCTGATATAGGAGATGCTGATCATGGAATAAATATGAGCAGAGGTTTTGGTTTTGTTAGAGATGCTTTAAGTAAAGATGATAATTCTTCAATATCTGCTATATTTAAACAAACAGCAACACTTCTTATAAAAAATGTAGGCGGAGCTTCAGGACCTTTATACGGTACTTTCTTTCTTAATGCTAGTATAGTTTCTGCTAATAAAGAGGAATTAACATTGAAAGATATAACAGAAATATTTAATAAAGGAATAAATGCTATATCAGCATTAGGAAAATCCAAAGAAGGTGAAAAAACTATGCTTGATACTCTGCTGCCGGCTTTTAATGCTATGAAAGAAAACAATGAAAATATAGAAGATTTTAAAAGCAAAGTATTAACATCGGCAGAAAATGGAATGAAATCAACTATAGATATGATTGCTACTAAGGGAAGAGCCAGCTATTTAGGAGAAAGGAGTGCAGGTCATCAGGATCCGGGAGCAGCTTCTTCATTTATGATGATAAAAGAATTAATAAATATTTTATAAAAAATTATATTAAAAGGAATTAATGTGGTTAGTTTAATATTTGTTTCACATAGTTACAAACTTGCTAAAATTGCAGCAGAATACATAAAAGAAGTTACTAATATTAATAATGTGGATATATCATTTTCAGGCGGAACAGGAAATAATCATAAAGAAATTGGTACAGATGCTGTTGATGTTTTTAATGCAATAGAGAGAGTATATTCAGATGACGGCGTTATTATATTTTGTGATTTGGGAAGTGCTTTGATAAGTTCTGAACTTGCAATATCTATGCTTGATGAAGAAAAATCAGCGAATGTTAGAATGACTTCAGCTCCTTTTATAGAAGGAGGAATAAATGCCGCTATACAGTCTTCATTAGGTAAAAATATAGACGAGGTTATTAATGAATCTCTTGAAAGCCTTACACCTAAAATATCTTATGTTAAAGATAAAGTTGATTATAATACAAATAATGAAGTATTAGATAATATAGAATTTAAAGATTATATTAAAGGAGAATATAAGATATTATTAGAAAATGGTTTTCATGCAAGACCTGTATTTATGTTTATTAATTTGATAGCCAATTCTAAAAGCGAGGTGTATATTTCAAATAAAACTAAACATAAACCTCCTGTATCTGCAGATAGTATCACTAAAGTAACATTATTAAATATAGAATATGGAGATGTGATGGAAATATATGCTAAAGGACCTGATGCTTATCAAGTTTTAGAGCGATTTGAACATTTGGTAAATGGAAAATTTGAAACAAAAAAGAAAACACCTCAGCAAAACACTATAAATAATAATATTATTATAGTCTCTGACGGATATGTAGTTGGAAAAGCAGTTTATATGTATTTTGGTATAGATGTAAAAAAAGAATATATAAAAGATACAAAGGCTGAAAAAGATAAATTCAACACAGCAATTGAAAATGTGAAAAAGGATCTCATAGAACAAAAAACAATCATAGAAGAAAAAAATCTTCAAAATAATGAATATCTAATCTTTGAAACTTATATATCTATGCTTTTTGATGATTATGCTTTAAAAGAAGTATACGATTTAATAGATAATAAAAAATATTCTGCTGCTTATTCATACAATAAAGTAATGAGAAATATATTCAAAAGTTTTGATTCTTTAGATGAAGGATACATAAAAGAAAGAAAATATGATATAGAAGATATACTATATCAAGTTTTAAAATATTTATTAGATATAAAAATTAATATGCCTAGTGATGATGATACAATATTAATAGTTGATAATGTATATGCTTCTATTGTAACTGAATTAGGGCAGAATATAAAAGGTGTGATTTCTATAAATGGAAGTGCTGTTTCTCATGCGGCTATACTTTTAAAATCATTAAATATACCTTATATTATATATAACTCTGCTATGGAATTAAAAGGAAAAGACATAGTTATAGATACTAAAAACAAAGAAGGAAAATTTGTTTATTTAAAAAAATAATAGCTTTTACTATAATAATTTTATATTGTTTTATAAACATATTACCGGTATATAAATTTTATATAAAATTTGGAAAAGACAATGAATTTCAACACTATCATCATAGTTGTAATAGTAGCCGTAATAATATTATGGCCTATTATAAAAAAAATAACTAAAAATATTAGAATAGAAAGCTCAGAAAATATACATATAGCTTGTTTATATGGCGATCTTTCAAAAATTAAGAGACTGCTAGCCTCCGGTGTTAATATTAATTCAAAAGATTTCAGCAATAAAACTCCTTTGATGTATGCTGCTGAAGACGGTGCTTTAGACACTATTGAATACCTCATTAAAAATGGTGCTAATATCAATGATATGGATGTAAGAGGAGATACTGCTTTAATAATAGCTGTAAAAAATAATAATATAAAAGCTACGCAGATGCTTATAGAAAATGGGGCTGATTTAAGAGTAAAAAATGAAGATAACAAAGATGCTCTTAATATAGCTAAAGATATGGGATGCAAAGAAATTGTTGATTTTATAGAAAATAAAAGAGAAAATATATAAAATACATTTTCTCTTTTAATACTAATTTTTTTATTTATTAATTATTATTGCTTCTTGTTATATTTGTGGATCCGCATATTGGACAATGAGACACTGAATCTTCAATGATATCATCAATTTGAGAAATATCATCATCTTCTGATATATTAATTTCTTTGTCATCTACTGCCCAAAAATTAGAACAATCTTTACAATAGAAATGTATTAGATATTCTCTATAAGTTGGATAATTGCCCTCTATTTTTCTATATCCATCTATAATGTTATGAGCCATACTCCCTCCTATTTTTACTTTATATTAGAATAATTTAAGATTTTTTTATAAAAAGTCAATATTTTTTTGTAAATTATTTTTAATAAAGAGTTTTTTTGTATACAAATTTCATATAAAAAATTATATAAAATTACTAAAATATAATATTATTAAAAAAATTGTAAAAAAATGATGTTATTCATAAACAATATTTTACACAAAAAAAATCTATAAGTTTTAATTACTGCTAAATGATTTTAATAAATAGGAGAAGCGTATGAAGAAAAAATTAAAACTTTTCATCTCTATAGTATCTTTAATGATGCTTTCAAGCCTAATTTTAACAGCAGAGGATATGCCTATACAAGCTAATCAATTACCTCAAAATGCTTAGACTTTTGTAAAAACTAATTTCCCAAATGATCAAATAGTTTATGCAGAACAAGACAGACAATCATATAAAGTGGAATTAGCAAGCGGAATAGAAATTGACTTTGATAAATCTGGAAATTGGACTGATGTATCTGGAAATAATAGGCCTATACCTACTCAATTTATACCTGCTGCAATATTAAATGCTGTAAAAACAAAATACCCTCAGATTGAAGTGTTGGATATAAGCAAAGAATATAATAGTTACAAATTAAAACTATCAAATAATAGAGAAGTTTATGTATCTAATAACGGACAGATAACAGGGGATAAATTAGATTAATAATTAAAAAATCAATAAAAGATCCGGCATATTTTATTAATGCCGGATTTTTTTATTTAAAATATATTTACATTATTTACTTTTTATTTACTTTTTTATATTTTAAGTAAATTTTTTTTTAAAATATTGTAAAATAACTTGACATTTATCTGTTTATGCATTATCATATAAGTATAACAAAAAACAAAAGGAGTTATCTTATGATAAAACATTTAAAACAAATTATATTAATCTCATCTGTAATGATGCTGTTTGCTGTTAGTGCCTTTGCTGCTGACATAGCTATACAGGCAAATCAGCTTCCTAAAAAAGCACAGGATTTTGTGAAAGCTAATTTTGCAAATGATCAAATAGTTTATGCTGAGCAGGACAGACAATCATATAAAGTGGAATTGGCTAGCGGCGTAGAAATTGATTTTGATAAAAATGGAGATTGGACTGATGTAGCTGGAAATAATCAGCCTATAACTACAAAATTTGTACCTGCTAATATAATTAAAACAGTAGAAGCTAAATATCCTCAAGTTCCTGTATTAGAAATAAGCAAAGAATATTTAAGCTTTAAATTAAAATTAGGAAACAACAGAGAAGTTTATGTTGATAACAACGGCAAAATTGTAGGAGATAAATTAGACTAATAATCTAATAAAAAAAAGGGCTGACAGTTAATTGTCAGTCCTTATTATTATAGAAAATCAATTATTTATACATTCATAAAAATACTTTTGTCCTCTAAATAAATCTTGAGATAATATTCTCTGAGCGTTATTCTGCTTATATGACAAACTATCTTTATCTATTTCTATTCTGACTATTTTTCCATTATCATTTGTGTAAAATGAATTATAAAATCTTATAATGCCGTCAGTTTTATCTTTATACAATAATGATATTATAGAATTTGTATAATCAGCTCCTGTATTTACCGCAACAAACATAGGTATATTTTCAGGAGGAAATCCATTCTCTTCAAATTTATAATAGCCGTTAGTTCCATTCCATATCAATATAGGAGAAATATCATAAGAATAAAAGAAATCATCTTTGATTGAATCATCTATAGATGAATTATGTATTATAGTTTTTAAATACGGATACAAATGATCATGTTTAAATATTATCAAAGCATCCGGATATTTTTCTAATATAGTATTTTTTGTATCTATTATATCTTTGGCCGTTAATGCAGAATTTTCCATTGTTTCAACTAAAACAGGTATATCTCTTTTATCTATTTTATCCATAAATCTTTTATTATTTTCATATACATCTAAGTCATTTTCAACATGGCTTCCTGCATGTCCCATAAATGTAAATCCTGTTATAAATACAGGCTTGTCAAAATCATTAGTATTTATATAATTTTTTATATTTGTAAGTCCTAAATTAAATACGACCTCATCTATACCTATATTGGGAAATAATGAATCAAGATAATATGTTACATCTGATTCCTCTAAAGCTATAGTATAATATCCATTTTCTTTCATCAAATAAGGCAAAGCTGTGTATACAGGTGTTTTCTGTTTTTTAGGAAATATAGGAGAAGTTCCTGTAAGCCCTGAAATTCTGGCAAATAAACTTCCATAGCTGTCATTAGGTCCTACTTTAGTTGAATTACTTGCCCATTCTCTGTATTCTTCAGGAAACGGATCTTTATCCATTAAAGGAAGAAAATGTTCATAATCATAAAAAGATTCTAAAAATATTACAAATACATCTCTCTTTTTATCCAAGTCATAAGATAGTATTAAATGGGATATATCTCTTTTATTCTGTGCATCTTTTAATATGTTAACTGCCTCCTGTACATTTTCCATATTTGAATTTACTTTCATAAATTTATCATAAGAAATTCTATAGCTTATAGTGTTAATAATACCGTACTTATTGGCTATATTAATATAATCAACATATATAGAATCCATTTTGATATTTCTAAAAAATGATATATAAGTTACAGCCGCAACTATTAAAGTCATTATAACAGCTTTTTTAATATCTATTTTATACATTTTAATCAATCTATATATAAAATATAAAGCATAGGCAAGTAAAAGTCCGAAATACAAAATAGTAGCTGATACTGTTATAATTTTCATATATAACGGAAGAACCTCTATAAGAGAAGGATACAAATCCGGCATATCAGTAAAAAATAAAGGCTTGGATTCTATAGTAATTCCCAATGGTTCTATAGCAAAAAAAGAAAATACGGCAACTATTATAAAAAAATAAGATATATAATTATTTTTATTAGATAGTATATATGATATTACAGAAAACAAATAAATATACAATATATCAGCAATGCTGAAATTCATTTTCATCACTGAAAACATCGGAAATAAAATTTGAGTTATAGAATAATACAGTAATAATATTAATAATAAAGAAATCAAATAAAAACTATTATCTTTAAATTTTATATTTTTCATATATGAGTCCATAAAAACTAAAATATTAAATACATATTATATAATATATATTTTTTTATACAATTATTTATTATTTTTTTATCTATATAAAAAATATAATATAAAAATATATTAATTTCTTTCTTTTCCAATATAAAACAAATCTTTTTTTGAATAACTTTCATACAGATTCATTATCTGAAGCATCAATCCTATTTCTATACAATTTTCATCTACATCAAATAATCCATTATGTGCTTTATATACTATCCCCTTCTTTTCATTCCTAGCACCTATATAAAAAAATGCCCCCGGTTTATTCTGAATAAAAAAAGAAAAATCTTCAGAACCTAAAGAAGGACTTAATTCTAATACTTTATTTTCACCCAACAACTTAGAAGCATTATCTCTTATAATATCTGAAGCATCTTTCCAATTTACAAGACTTGCAAAATAAACAGTTTCTATAAACTCAGCATCGCCGTCAAAAGAATTTGCTGCAAACTTTATAATCTTTTTTATTCTAGATTTTACTCTATCAATAATACTTTCTTTTAAAGCTCTTATGGTGCCTGTCATTTCAACATAATCGCATATTATATTTGTAGCAGTTCCTCCATTAATAGTACCTACTGTAACAACGGCACTATCCTCTGCCGCAATATTTCTGCTTATTACTGTTTGTAAATCATTTATTATTTTTGATGCAATAACTATAGCATCAACACCTCCTGAAGGGTTAGCCCCATGACTGCTTTTTCCATAAACTTTTATTATAAAATCTAAACAGCTAGCATTGACTATATTATCATTTACCTGTATATATCCAATATCAGCATTAGATGAAACATGAAGACCGTATATAACATTAACATTTTCTAATGCATTGTCTTTTATCATACGCAAAGCACCGCCTGTAGTTTCTTCTGCAGGCTGAAATATTAAACGAACATTGCAAGGAGGAATAATTTTTTCTTTATTATCAGCACTATTTGAAAATATATTTGCTATTCCCATATTAACAGTAGTATGCACATCATGTCCGCAAGCATGGCAAATACCTTTATTCTTAGAGGAATAATCACAATGTTTTAAATCCTCTATTGGGAGAGCATCAATATCCGCCCTAAAAGCAACAGTAAAATTTTTATCAATACCATCAATATCAGCTATGATACCTGTACCGGCAGATTTTGTTCTATGCCTTATATTATGAGATGTTAAATATTTGGATATTAATTCCATAGTTCTAAACTCTTCATTCGATAGTTCAGGATTGGAATGTATATCTCTTCTTATGCTGATTAATTCTTTTTTTATGCTTTTTATTTTATTTTTTATTAAATCTAATTCTTCCATAAAACAACTATCTTTTAAATTTATTATATTGAAAAAATGCGGCTTAAAAACTTTCCAACCCCATCTTCATCATTAGAAAGAGTAATATAATCAGCTTTTTGTTTTACAGTTTCTTCAGCATTTCCCATAGCAACACCAATACCGGCACATTCAATCATTTCAATATCATTCAAATTATCACCAAAAGCAATTGTATCTTTTATATCTATACCCTTTTTATTACAAATCCATTTCAAAGCATTACCCTTGCTTACATCTTTGCATATTATTTCTAATAATGTTTCGCCTGAAAAACAAGAATTAACATCAAAATTAGATTCTATATCCATTTTTAATTTATTTAAAATTTCTCTATTTCCAAAAATGATTATCTTATCAAATCTATAATCTTCTATGTTCTCTATACCAACAGTAATTTCTCTGGTTTTTTCAATTTGTACATATGATTTTATAGGAAAGTCTTCTTTTGACACTATATATTTTAAATCATCAAAAAAATGCAAACATACATTATATTTTTCTGCTAATTTAATAATGCATTTTGATATATTTTCATCTAGTCTTTTTCTGTATAAAATATTTCCATTAAAATCTATAATATTAGAGCCATTCATAACAATAGAATAATTATTATTATCTAAAATATCATTATACTTCTTTACTCCGTCAAATCCTCTTCCGCTTGATAATATAAGTTCTATTTTATAATCATTAATAAGTTTATTTAATATATCCTTAGTATAATTTCCTATTTCTTTTTTATTGTTAAGTAAAGTACCGTCTAAATCTGTAGCTATTAATTTTATTTTATCTTTTGAGATATTCATTATTTATCCTTAAATATAAATTATAATTCAAAAAAATTTTTTAAAAACCTTCCTACTCCATCTTCCTCATTAGAAAGAGTAACATAATCAGCTTTTTGTTTTACAATTTCTTCAGCATTTTCCATAGCAACTCCAATACCAGAATATTCTATCATCTCTATATCATTAAA
It encodes the following:
- the dhaL gene encoding dihydroxyacetone kinase subunit DhaL, with the translated sequence MCNNAKIKEWLINLSLVYDENKDYLTKLDADIGDADHGINMSRGFGFVRDALSKDDNSSISAIFKQTATLLIKNVGGASGPLYGTFFLNASIVSANKEELTLKDITEIFNKGINAISALGKSKEGEKTMLDTLLPAFNAMKENNENIEDFKSKVLTSAENGMKSTIDMIATKGRASYLGERSAGHQDPGAASSFMMIKELINIL
- a CDS encoding Cof-type HAD-IIB family hydrolase, with product MNISKDKIKLIATDLDGTLLNNKKEIGNYTKDILNKLINDYKIELILSSGRGFDGVKKYNDILDNNNYSIVMNGSNIIDFNGNILYRKRLDENISKCIIKLAEKYNVCLHFFDDLKYIVSKEDFPIKSYVQIEKTREITVGIENIEDYRFDKIIIFGNREILNKLKMDIESNFDVNSCFSGETLLEIICKDVSKGNALKWICNKKGIDIKDTIAFGDNLNDIEMIECAGIGVAMGNAEETVKQKADYITLSNDEDGVGKFLSRIFSI
- a CDS encoding ankyrin repeat domain-containing protein gives rise to the protein MNFNTIIIVVIVAVIILWPIIKKITKNIRIESSENIHIACLYGDLSKIKRLLASGVNINSKDFSNKTPLMYAAEDGALDTIEYLIKNGANINDMDVRGDTALIIAVKNNNIKATQMLIENGADLRVKNEDNKDALNIAKDMGCKEIVDFIENKRENI
- the dhaM gene encoding dihydroxyacetone kinase phosphoryl donor subunit DhaM, whose protein sequence is MVSLIFVSHSYKLAKIAAEYIKEVTNINNVDISFSGGTGNNHKEIGTDAVDVFNAIERVYSDDGVIIFCDLGSALISSELAISMLDEEKSANVRMTSAPFIEGGINAAIQSSLGKNIDEVINESLESLTPKISYVKDKVDYNTNNEVLDNIEFKDYIKGEYKILLENGFHARPVFMFINLIANSKSEVYISNKTKHKPPVSADSITKVTLLNIEYGDVMEIYAKGPDAYQVLERFEHLVNGKFETKKKTPQQNTINNNIIIVSDGYVVGKAVYMYFGIDVKKEYIKDTKAEKDKFNTAIENVKKDLIEQKTIIEEKNLQNNEYLIFETYISMLFDDYALKEVYDLIDNKKYSAAYSYNKVMRNIFKSFDSLDEGYIKERKYDIEDILYQVLKYLLDIKINMPSDDDTILIVDNVYASIVTELGQNIKGVISINGSAVSHAAILLKSLNIPYIIYNSAMELKGKDIVIDTKNKEGKFVYLKK
- a CDS encoding HEAT repeat domain-containing protein; translation: MLKKIFIVTLMFAFSLSSVFAQDTAATTTADTETTGNKPREQLAQNFVDALAAQDEKLLISAIEGGSPQVKAMCFKALSEKGASSETLLEAINRYVSYGLNAPSSQNSDSMVRYQALQAAKAAKSETSVEYISQMLYSEQETSNIIAAAQALGEIGSPKGVAALLFQLRLAKTQAIVYEVAVALGKIGDQAALSDLIDLAQNDQYFVVVRQAAVDAIKNIKPSSDSGNNNTTTTTDTAAQ
- a CDS encoding M20 metallopeptidase family protein, which produces MEELDLIKNKIKSIKKELISIRRDIHSNPELSNEEFRTMELISKYLTSHNIRHRTKSAGTGIIADIDGIDKNFTVAFRADIDALPIEDLKHCDYSSKNKGICHACGHDVHTTVNMGIANIFSNSADNKEKIIPPCNVRLIFQPAEETTGGALRMIKDNALENVNVIYGLHVSSNADIGYIQVNDNIVNASCLDFIIKVYGKSSHGANPSGGVDAIVIASKIINDLQTVISRNIAAEDSAVVTVGTINGGTATNIICDYVEMTGTIRALKESIIDRVKSRIKKIIKFAANSFDGDAEFIETVYFASLVNWKDASDIIRDNASKLLGENKVLELSPSLGSEDFSFFIQNKPGAFFYIGARNEKKGIVYKAHNGLFDVDENCIEIGLMLQIMNLYESYSKKDLFYIGKERN
- a CDS encoding ABC transporter ATP-binding protein, with protein sequence MIKVDNIVKYYGEHIALKRVSYTINKGEIVGFLGPNGAGKSTMMRIITGYLPATSGYVYLDDYEVYDNPIEIKKRIGYMPENVSLYTEMTVIDYLRFCAKLKGIPRKHIKTALENTIEITGLTKYRNRIIGHLSKGYKQRTGIAQAIIHDPEVLILDEPTSGLDPNQLIEVRSLIKSLGGTRTVILSTHILSEVEDTCERALIIDSGELIAEDTIEGLKMAMDREILGGNIELKVADRYNDALLCVREVNGVIQAEANSYGDILIECERGNDSRAQIVKHLVNNNFDVLEIRAKERSLEEVFIYFTDKKKNEDFDKSKYIRDAVLNAENNKE
- a CDS encoding PepSY-like domain-containing protein is translated as MIKHLKQIILISSVMMLFAVSAFAADIAIQANQLPKKAQDFVKANFANDQIVYAEQDRQSYKVELASGVEIDFDKNGDWTDVAGNNQPITTKFVPANIIKTVEAKYPQVPVLEISKEYLSFKLKLGNNREVYVDNNGKIVGDKLD
- the dhaK gene encoding dihydroxyacetone kinase subunit DhaK, which gives rise to MKKIINDINNIILEELQGMEKAYSNILKVNYDPIYVIRANKNSKVSLISGGGSGHEPLHAGFVGYGMLDAACPGEIFTSPTPDQMEEAAKSINNDKGIVFLVKNYTGDVMNFQMAEELCKAEGIDVRSIIIDDDVSVKDSLYTTGRRGVGATVFFEKICGASAERGDDINKVLEYANYCKENARSMGMALTSCIVPAVGKPTFDISDNEMEMGIGIHGEPGRERTKLKTSSEIAEIMMEAICSDIPYKNGDEVICMVNGMGATPLMELYILYNDAVKIAERKGIKIVRNLIGNYVTSIDMAGASISLMKINDDILKLWDYPVHTAALRWGI